One Massilia sp. 9096 genomic window carries:
- a CDS encoding DUF2145 domain-containing protein encodes MLCERGKEISAAEQDRVLRFAGAVKAELDRSGASVALVARSGLDLSRFKLLYSHAGIALAGNPGGRWAVRQLYYACDESRPRLFDQGMAGFVLGADSPARGHMALLFLPEADAAPLQRAALDDRLALSLLAARYSANAYAFGTRYQNCNQWVAELLAGAWGGIDPVPDGGPGAGGAGALRARAHTDARAQAQAWLRARGYDAAPVEVPSHWMMFAGQFVPLVHLDDHPLDDIYALALHTSVPATLEAFVRARAPAARRVELCHDARRIVVHRGWEPLGVECEPLPGDELIDLTR; translated from the coding sequence CGCCGAGCAGGACCGCGTGCTGCGCTTCGCCGGCGCCGTCAAGGCCGAGCTCGACCGTTCAGGCGCTTCGGTCGCACTGGTGGCGCGCTCGGGCCTGGACCTGAGCCGCTTCAAGCTGCTGTATTCGCACGCCGGCATCGCGCTGGCAGGCAACCCGGGCGGCCGCTGGGCCGTGCGCCAGCTGTATTACGCCTGCGACGAGTCGCGCCCGCGCCTGTTCGACCAGGGCATGGCCGGCTTCGTGCTGGGCGCCGATTCGCCCGCGCGCGGCCACATGGCGCTGCTGTTCCTGCCCGAGGCCGATGCGGCGCCGCTGCAGCGCGCCGCGCTCGACGACCGGCTGGCGCTGTCGCTGCTGGCCGCGCGCTACAGCGCCAACGCGTATGCCTTCGGCACGCGCTACCAGAACTGCAACCAGTGGGTGGCCGAGCTGCTGGCTGGCGCCTGGGGCGGTATCGATCCTGTTCCCGATGGTGGCCCCGGCGCCGGCGGCGCGGGGGCCCTGCGCGCCCGTGCGCATACGGACGCGCGCGCGCAGGCGCAGGCGTGGCTGCGTGCCCGGGGCTATGACGCCGCTCCGGTCGAGGTACCTTCGCACTGGATGATGTTCGCCGGCCAGTTCGTGCCGCTGGTCCACCTGGACGACCACCCGCTCGATGATATCTACGCGCTGGCCCTGCATACCAGCGTGCCGGCCACGCTCGAAGCCTTCGTGCGCGCCCGTGCGCCCGCCGCGCGCCGGGTCGAACTGTGCCACGACGCCAGGCGCATCGTGGTGCACCGCGGCTGGGAGCCGCTCGGCGTGGAATGTGAGCCGCTGCCGGGTGACGAGCTCATCGACCTGACGCGCTGA
- the glpD gene encoding glycerol-3-phosphate dehydrogenase, with translation MSDIPKRFDCDVLVVGGGINGAGIARDASGRGLRVLLCEQDDLASHTSSASSKLIHGGLRYLEQYQFGLVRKALAEREILLRSAPHITRPLRFVMPYAPAERTRGQRPAWMLRAGLFLYDHLARRDFLPGSSALDLGADPAGAALQPHFTRAFAYSDAWVDDARLVVLAALDARERGATVLTRTRCAGARREDGRWSARLAGPGGERLVHARCLVNAAGPWAARFLGESSALPPERRHGGLRLVKGSHIVLPRLFEHARAYILQQPDGRIVFALPFEGAFTLVGTTDVEFVGELGRNRLAIDPAETAYLIDAVNRCFARRVGPDDVVWSYAGVRPLIGDDGAADASSASGASRDYRLATDSVGAPLLSVFGGKVTTFRKLAEDAVDWIASKLGRPVAGWTAQACLPGGDVYGKAPSARAVLEFDAWLKTRQHQYAWLPPGLLARWAHAYGTRLGAMLAHCRAPADLGEEIVPGLFEVEADYLVRQEWALEAEDILWRRSKLGLHLAPGAALRLDAWLAARRAGQRRGSVAAS, from the coding sequence ATGAGCGACATTCCGAAACGGTTCGACTGTGACGTACTCGTGGTCGGCGGCGGCATCAACGGCGCTGGCATCGCGCGCGACGCCAGCGGACGCGGCCTGCGCGTGCTGTTGTGCGAACAGGACGACCTGGCCAGCCATACCTCGTCCGCATCCAGCAAGCTGATCCATGGCGGCTTGCGCTACCTCGAGCAGTACCAGTTCGGCCTGGTGCGCAAGGCGCTGGCCGAGCGCGAGATCCTGCTGCGCAGCGCGCCCCACATCACGCGCCCGCTGCGCTTCGTGATGCCGTATGCGCCGGCCGAACGCACGCGCGGCCAGCGCCCGGCCTGGATGCTGCGCGCCGGCCTGTTCCTGTACGACCACCTGGCGCGGCGTGATTTCCTGCCGGGCTCGAGCGCGCTCGACCTGGGAGCGGACCCGGCCGGGGCAGCGCTGCAGCCGCATTTCACGCGCGCCTTTGCCTATTCCGACGCGTGGGTCGACGATGCGCGCCTGGTGGTGCTGGCCGCGCTCGACGCGCGCGAACGCGGAGCCACCGTCCTCACGCGCACGCGCTGCGCGGGGGCCCGGCGCGAGGACGGGCGCTGGTCGGCCCGCCTGGCCGGCCCGGGCGGCGAGCGCCTGGTGCATGCGCGCTGCCTGGTCAACGCCGCCGGGCCCTGGGCCGCGCGCTTCCTGGGCGAGAGCAGCGCGCTGCCGCCCGAGCGCCGGCACGGGGGACTGCGCCTGGTGAAAGGCAGCCATATCGTGCTGCCGCGCCTGTTCGAGCACGCCCGGGCCTACATCCTGCAGCAGCCCGACGGGCGCATCGTGTTCGCGCTGCCGTTCGAGGGCGCATTCACGCTGGTCGGCACCACCGACGTCGAGTTCGTCGGCGAGCTCGGCCGCAATCGCCTGGCGATCGACCCTGCCGAGACCGCCTACCTGATCGATGCCGTCAATCGCTGCTTCGCGCGCCGCGTCGGACCGGACGACGTGGTGTGGAGCTATGCCGGCGTGCGTCCGCTGATCGGCGACGACGGCGCCGCGGATGCGTCCAGCGCATCCGGCGCCAGCCGCGACTACCGGCTCGCCACCGACAGCGTCGGCGCGCCGCTGCTGTCGGTGTTCGGCGGCAAGGTGACGACCTTCCGCAAGCTGGCTGAGGACGCGGTCGACTGGATCGCCTCGAAGCTGGGCCGGCCGGTCGCGGGCTGGACCGCGCAAGCCTGCCTGCCCGGCGGCGACGTCTACGGCAAGGCGCCGAGCGCGCGCGCCGTGCTCGAGTTCGACGCCTGGCTCAAGACGCGCCAGCACCAGTACGCCTGGCTGCCCCCTGGCTTGCTGGCGCGCTGGGCGCACGCCTACGGCACCCGGCTCGGCGCCATGCTGGCGCATTGCCGCGCGCCGGCCGATCTGGGCGAAGAGATCGTGCCGGGCTTGTTCGAGGTCGAAGCGGATTACCTGGTGCGCCAGGAATGGGCGCTCGAAGCCGAGGACATCCTGTGGCGGCGCAGCAAGCTGGGCCTGCACCTGGCGCCGGGCGCCGCATTGCGGCTCGATGCCTGGCTGGCCGCGCGCCGGGCCGGGCAACGGCGCGGCAGCGTGGCGGCATCCTGA